The following coding sequences are from one Aliarcobacter skirrowii CCUG 10374 window:
- a CDS encoding RrF2 family transcriptional regulator, with product MLLTKKSEYALLSLIYISKQEEPINVDFLSKELEISKSFLAKIMQSLAKDGLVTSHRGVNGGFTLNKSIDELTILEIVVSAEERNPAVFECSESITSCPNNKAKLCFIWPLLNNLQFKVNDFLSQLTLKDIL from the coding sequence ATGTTATTAACAAAAAAGAGTGAATATGCTTTATTATCACTAATTTATATCTCAAAACAAGAAGAGCCTATAAATGTTGATTTTTTATCAAAAGAGTTAGAGATTTCAAAATCATTTTTGGCAAAAATTATGCAAAGTTTAGCAAAAGATGGATTAGTGACTTCTCACAGAGGTGTAAATGGTGGTTTTACACTTAATAAATCAATAGATGAGCTTACAATTTTAGAGATAGTTGTATCAGCAGAAGAGAGAAATCCAGCTGTTTTTGAGTGTTCTGAATCTATAACATCTTGTCCAAATAATAAAGCAAAATTGTGTTTTATTTGGCCTTTATTAAATAATTTACAATTTAAAGTAAATGATTTTTTATCTCAACTTACTTTGAAAGATATATTATGA
- the napG gene encoding ferredoxin-type protein NapG, with protein sequence MNIVENYQENRRKFILKSARTIGLVILGSLTWSAYLSEVKASNLILRPPAALKEDDFLATCIKCGLCVEACPFDTLKLAKPGDNLPLGTPYFVPRDIPCYMCVDIPCVPICPTDALDEKLVKDSNNAFEIRQMEMGVAVVDVKSCVAFWGIQCDACYRACPLLGEAINIVYEKNERTGKHAFLKPVVDSDICTGCGLCEKACITEKPAIFVLPREIALGKVGDHYIKGWDESDEQRLKNATSEKTKTNISKESAIDSLNKGTQELLND encoded by the coding sequence ATGAATATAGTTGAAAACTATCAAGAAAATAGAAGAAAATTTATTCTAAAAAGTGCTAGAACTATTGGTCTGGTTATTCTTGGTAGTTTAACATGGAGTGCATATTTAAGTGAGGTAAAAGCTAGTAACTTAATACTTCGACCACCAGCAGCTCTAAAAGAGGATGACTTTTTGGCTACTTGTATAAAATGTGGACTTTGTGTAGAGGCATGCCCTTTTGATACACTAAAATTGGCAAAACCAGGGGATAATTTACCTTTGGGAACTCCATATTTTGTACCAAGAGATATTCCTTGTTATATGTGTGTTGATATTCCTTGTGTTCCTATTTGTCCAACAGATGCACTTGATGAAAAACTTGTAAAAGATTCAAATAATGCATTTGAGATAAGACAAATGGAGATGGGAGTTGCAGTTGTAGACGTAAAATCTTGTGTAGCTTTTTGGGGAATTCAATGCGATGCTTGCTATAGAGCTTGTCCACTTTTAGGTGAGGCTATAAATATAGTATATGAAAAAAATGAAAGAACAGGTAAACATGCATTTTTAAAACCTGTTGTAGATAGTGATATTTGTACAGGTTGTGGACTTTGTGAAAAAGCTTGTATTACTGAAAAACCAGCAATTTTTGTACTTCCACGAGAAATTGCACTTGGAAAAGTTGGTGACCACTACATAAAAGGTTGGGATGAATCAGATGAGCAAAGATTAAAAAATGCAACATCAGAAAAGACAAAAACAAACATAAGCAAAGAGAGTGCAATTGACTCATTAAATAAAGGGACACAGGAGTTACTAAATGATTAA
- a CDS encoding CoA-binding protein, producing the protein MECEFPTVNSNKDEIKEIFDNTKTIAIVGLSPDSEKASFRVASYLQSKGFKIVPIYPKEDEILGEKVYRSLEEIPFDIDMVDIFRKPDAIAKVVDEAIRLKDSKNIKSVWFQLGLANNEAAQKAVENGLKVVQNKCTKIEHKAIYE; encoded by the coding sequence ATGGAGTGCGAATTTCCAACTGTTAATTCAAATAAAGATGAGATAAAAGAGATTTTTGATAACACTAAAACAATTGCGATTGTAGGTCTTTCTCCAGATAGTGAAAAGGCATCTTTTAGAGTTGCTTCATATTTACAAAGCAAAGGTTTTAAGATAGTTCCTATATATCCAAAAGAGGATGAGATTTTAGGAGAAAAAGTTTATCGAAGTTTAGAAGAGATTCCATTTGATATTGATATGGTTGATATTTTTAGAAAACCAGATGCAATAGCAAAAGTTGTTGATGAAGCTATTAGATTAAAAGATTCAAAAAATATAAAATCTGTTTGGTTTCAATTAGGACTTGCAAATAATGAAGCGGCTCAAAAAGCAGTTGAAAATGGATTAAAAGTTGTACAAAATAAGTGTACAAAAATAGAGCATAAAGCTATTTATGAATAG
- the napH gene encoding quinol dehydrogenase ferredoxin subunit NapH: protein MIKKYRFLIARRFTQLSIIALYILANIYGINYLMGNLSSSLVLETIPLSDPFAVLQMIFAGAVISFDIALGALIISIFYFTLGGRAFCSWVCPVNIITDSANFLRRVLKFDEVQKKQPATRNLRYWLILISFIISYFMGVAAFELISPVSMVHRGLIFGLGFGFATIIVIFLFDLFVLKNGWCGHICPLGGFYSLIGRFSLIRVHHNHNRCTNCMKCKVVCPEIQVLHMINKSSEAVVDECTNCGRCVEVCEDDALNFDLRKYIKEKK, encoded by the coding sequence ATGATTAAAAAATATAGATTTTTAATTGCTAGAAGATTTACACAACTCTCTATTATAGCTTTATATATTTTGGCAAATATTTATGGAATTAACTATTTAATGGGGAATTTAAGTAGCTCTTTGGTTTTAGAAACAATTCCTTTAAGTGATCCGTTTGCAGTTTTACAAATGATTTTTGCAGGAGCAGTTATATCTTTTGATATAGCATTGGGTGCTTTAATTATTTCAATTTTCTACTTTACTCTTGGAGGAAGAGCGTTTTGCTCTTGGGTTTGCCCTGTAAATATAATTACAGATAGTGCAAACTTTTTAAGAAGAGTTTTGAAATTTGATGAAGTACAAAAAAAACAACCAGCAACTAGAAATTTAAGATATTGGCTAATTTTAATTAGTTTTATAATCTCTTATTTTATGGGCGTTGCAGCTTTTGAGTTGATTTCTCCTGTATCAATGGTTCATAGAGGTTTGATATTTGGACTTGGATTTGGATTTGCAACAATAATTGTAATATTTTTGTTTGATCTGTTTGTTTTAAAAAATGGTTGGTGTGGACATATTTGTCCTCTTGGTGGATTTTATTCACTAATTGGAAGATTTAGTCTAATAAGGGTTCATCATAATCACAATAGATGTACAAACTGTATGAAGTGTAAGGTTGTATGCCCTGAAATACAAGTTTTACATATGATAAATAAAAGTAGTGAAGCTGTAGTTGATGAGTGTACAAATTGTGGAAGATGTGTAGAAGTGTGCGAAGATGATGCACTAAATTTCGATTTAAGAAAATATATAAAGGAGAAAAAATGA
- a CDS encoding ferredoxin-type protein NapF — MNRRELFSSLAKPFKKEQESIIRPPYYKNRDIFFTNCIKCLEKSCSEACEENIIYILEDQTPSLNFSNSGCTYCDLCAKACNMEVLDIKYKSNIDAKIQIDTKTCLSWNQTMCFSCKDPCLENAISFEGIFKPIINDNCTSCGFCIKVCPTNSIKVLNV; from the coding sequence ATGAATAGAAGAGAGCTTTTTAGCTCTCTTGCTAAACCTTTTAAAAAAGAGCAAGAGAGTATTATTAGACCTCCTTATTATAAAAATAGAGATATTTTTTTCACAAATTGCATAAAATGCTTAGAAAAAAGTTGTAGTGAAGCTTGTGAAGAGAATATTATTTATATTTTAGAAGACCAAACTCCTAGTTTAAACTTTTCAAACTCAGGTTGTACATATTGCGATCTTTGTGCAAAAGCTTGCAATATGGAAGTTTTAGATATAAAGTATAAATCAAATATAGATGCAAAAATTCAAATAGATACTAAAACTTGTCTATCTTGGAATCAAACTATGTGCTTTTCATGCAAAGATCCTTGTTTAGAAAATGCAATAAGTTTTGAGGGTATTTTTAAACCTATTATAAATGACAACTGTACAAGTTGTGGATTTTGCATAAAAGTTTGTCCAACTAACTCTATAAAGGTTTTAAATGTTTAA
- a CDS encoding Crp/Fnr family transcriptional regulator, whose amino-acid sequence MTLFESLGNLSFFKNLDEKNLELLSSFSFISKYKKESILFYETDLNNNIIFLVSGMIKVYKYDKFDNEIFLYHIYEDSLVSELSSISNTEINCFSNASFVEDSIVLFINFKKLKEHFFDKNLLVNELVEALFKKNHKLQCLINRELVFDATAKVAFMISSDLKMFNSLKRQDVSFMLHIQPETLSRVLKKLSRDGIIEIENQKIEIKDKIALNSIFKGVGE is encoded by the coding sequence ATGACACTTTTTGAAAGCCTTGGAAATTTAAGCTTTTTTAAAAACTTAGATGAAAAAAATCTTGAACTTTTATCATCTTTCTCTTTTATATCAAAATATAAAAAAGAGTCTATTCTTTTTTATGAAACTGATTTAAATAACAATATTATTTTTTTGGTTTCTGGAATGATAAAAGTTTATAAATATGATAAATTTGATAATGAAATTTTTCTATATCATATCTATGAAGACTCTTTAGTGAGTGAACTAAGCTCTATAAGTAACACTGAAATAAACTGTTTTTCTAATGCATCTTTTGTTGAGGATTCAATAGTACTATTTATTAATTTCAAAAAATTAAAAGAGCATTTTTTTGATAAAAATTTATTAGTAAATGAGTTAGTAGAAGCTCTTTTTAAAAAAAATCATAAACTTCAATGTTTAATAAATAGAGAGCTTGTATTTGATGCAACTGCAAAAGTTGCATTCATGATATCTAGCGATTTAAAAATGTTTAATAGCTTAAAAAGACAAGATGTGAGTTTTATGTTACACATTCAACCTGAAACTCTCTCTAGAGTTTTAAAGAAGTTATCAAGAGATGGAATTATTGAAATAGAGAATCAAAAAATAGAGATTAAAGATAAAATAGCATTAAATTCAATTTTTAAAGGAGTAGGAGAATGA
- a CDS encoding type IV pili methyl-accepting chemotaxis transducer N-terminal domain-containing protein → MKKNSISTKIKIIGILFTLLLLSIVTTTIYLNDKNHKDATIINIAGKQRMLSQNISKNIFYLNQNKTASKDELNSSIKEFIYNLNSLKGENSLKKIPTFQIENQLLKVEFLWNDFYKNIEQFKSLLQKNKEDIELKKIVDLIYSKNIKLLNEIDALVSLYTINSEKKVNFLKNTQYFFAILIIFLILYSFLELKNMKKNALKFIKESKKAMEQNFANPLKPIEIEAENEFVDASNVLNNFLKKINSAIIDSNSALEQSKNASVKLEEITNEFDEIINELQNKSEISLQLNRSEDIAIETQEQLLHSAKRLAELKNELEKIILFCEKRVKN, encoded by the coding sequence ATGAAAAAAAATAGTATTAGCACAAAAATAAAGATTATTGGAATCTTATTTACACTTTTATTGCTAAGTATTGTTACTACCACAATATATTTAAATGATAAAAATCACAAAGATGCAACAATTATAAATATAGCTGGTAAACAAAGAATGCTTTCTCAAAATATTTCAAAAAATATCTTCTACTTAAATCAAAACAAAACTGCTTCAAAAGATGAACTAAACAGTAGTATTAAAGAGTTTATATACAATTTAAATAGCTTAAAAGGAGAGAATAGTCTAAAAAAAATTCCAACATTTCAAATAGAGAATCAACTACTTAAAGTTGAATTTTTATGGAATGATTTTTATAAAAATATAGAACAATTTAAATCTTTGTTGCAAAAAAATAAAGAAGATATAGAGCTAAAAAAGATTGTTGATTTAATATACTCAAAAAATATAAAATTATTAAACGAGATAGATGCTTTAGTATCTTTATATACAATTAATAGTGAAAAAAAAGTTAATTTTTTAAAAAATACTCAATATTTTTTTGCAATTTTAATTATCTTTCTAATACTTTATAGCTTTTTAGAATTAAAAAATATGAAAAAAAATGCATTAAAGTTTATTAAAGAGTCTAAAAAAGCGATGGAGCAAAATTTTGCAAATCCTTTAAAACCAATAGAGATTGAGGCTGAAAATGAGTTTGTTGATGCTAGCAATGTATTAAATAATTTTTTAAAAAAGATAAATAGTGCAATAATTGATTCAAACAGTGCATTAGAGCAATCTAAAAATGCCTCAGTTAAACTTGAAGAGATCACAAATGAGTTTGATGAAATTATAAATGAGTTACAAAATAAAAGTGAGATATCTCTTCAACTAAACAGAAGTGAAGATATTGCTATAGAGACTCAAGAGCAACTTTTGCACTCTGCAAAAAGATTAGCCGAACTAAAAAATGAACTTGAAAAAATAATATTATTTTGTGAAAAAAGAGTTAAAAATTAA
- the moaA gene encoding GTP 3',8-cyclase MoaA, protein MLIDKFGRKHDYLRVSVTERCNFRCHYCMPEKPFSWVPKENLLSYEDMFKFIKIGIDEGIKKVRITGGEPLLRDDLDKFIKMISDYKKDIDLALTTNGYLLSQMAQKLKDAGLKRINISLDSLNKDRASKIAQKDVLQRVLEGISKAKELGLKVKINCVPLKGINDIDILDILDFCKKEGFTVRFIEFMENSFAKNSAKGLNSDEILEIIKTKYKNIEKVARDTSSPAQYYKLEDGYEFGIIEPHKDDFCASCNRIRLTAEGFLIPCLYFEDAMSIKDAVRANDIEKASEILKKVLQNKPEKNRWSTKSDNEISSRAFYETGG, encoded by the coding sequence ATGTTAATTGATAAATTTGGAAGAAAACACGATTATTTAAGAGTTTCAGTTACTGAAAGATGTAACTTTAGATGTCACTATTGTATGCCAGAAAAACCATTCTCTTGGGTTCCAAAAGAGAATTTATTATCATATGAAGATATGTTTAAGTTTATAAAAATAGGTATTGATGAGGGAATAAAAAAGGTAAGAATCACTGGAGGAGAGCCACTTTTAAGAGATGATTTAGATAAATTTATAAAAATGATTAGTGATTATAAAAAAGATATAGATTTAGCTCTTACAACAAATGGTTATCTACTTTCTCAAATGGCACAAAAATTAAAAGATGCTGGACTAAAAAGAATTAATATCTCTTTGGATAGCTTAAATAAAGATAGAGCTTCAAAAATTGCTCAAAAAGATGTTTTACAAAGAGTTTTAGAGGGAATTTCAAAAGCAAAAGAGCTTGGACTTAAAGTTAAAATAAATTGCGTTCCACTAAAAGGTATTAATGATATTGATATTTTAGATATTTTAGATTTTTGTAAAAAAGAGGGTTTTACTGTTAGATTTATTGAGTTTATGGAGAACTCATTTGCAAAAAATAGCGCAAAGGGTCTAAACTCTGATGAGATTTTAGAGATTATAAAAACAAAATATAAAAATATTGAAAAAGTAGCAAGAGATACAAGCTCTCCAGCTCAATACTATAAATTAGAAGATGGATATGAGTTTGGAATAATTGAGCCTCATAAAGATGATTTTTGTGCCTCTTGTAATCGTATTAGATTAACAGCTGAAGGCTTTTTAATACCTTGCTTATATTTTGAAGATGCTATGAGTATAAAAGATGCAGTTAGAGCAAATGATATAGAAAAAGCAAGTGAAATATTAAAAAAAGTTTTACAAAATAAACCTGAAAAAAATAGATGGTCAACAAAAAGTGATAATGAAATTTCAAGTAGAGCATTTTATGAGACAGGTGGATAA
- the rpsO gene encoding 30S ribosomal protein S15 produces MALDQEVKASIIAKYGRKENDTGSAEVQIALLTEQVKILTEHLKVFKKDHSSRLGLLKMVGKRKKLLAYLKRTDYARFTALVENLGIRAK; encoded by the coding sequence ATGGCTTTAGATCAGGAAGTAAAAGCAAGTATTATTGCAAAATACGGAAGAAAAGAGAATGATACAGGTTCTGCTGAGGTTCAAATTGCACTATTAACAGAGCAAGTGAAAATCTTAACTGAGCATTTAAAAGTGTTTAAAAAAGATCACTCTTCAAGATTAGGTCTTTTAAAAATGGTTGGAAAAAGAAAAAAACTTTTAGCATACTTAAAAAGAACAGATTATGCTAGATTTACAGCATTAGTTGAAAACTTAGGAATTAGAGCAAAATAG
- a CDS encoding nitrate reductase cytochrome c-type subunit has translation MKLVKFALILIIAGTFTACFNSDNSQTKSQENKSFGLRDADLLDETKVVSDETKYLTDPAGASTKIKRAFENAPPMISHDVEGMLPITIDNNQCIMCHDPMLAESMGATAIPKSHFTNFREDVNIDKKGQLQRDGKIVENSSDIKTVVKPLDHLSNARFNCSACHAPQSQSEIVPENNFVTEFRSSDLNDKSNLLDVIEEGVK, from the coding sequence ATGAAATTAGTAAAATTTGCTTTAATTTTAATTATTGCAGGAACTTTTACTGCTTGTTTTAATAGTGACAATAGTCAAACTAAATCTCAAGAGAATAAAAGTTTTGGACTAAGAGATGCTGATTTACTTGATGAGACTAAAGTTGTATCAGATGAGACTAAATATTTGACTGATCCAGCAGGAGCAAGTACAAAAATTAAAAGAGCTTTTGAGAATGCTCCACCAATGATCTCTCACGATGTAGAAGGAATGCTTCCAATTACAATTGATAATAATCAATGTATCATGTGCCATGATCCAATGTTAGCTGAGTCTATGGGAGCAACTGCTATTCCAAAATCTCATTTTACTAACTTTAGAGAAGATGTAAATATAGATAAAAAAGGTCAACTTCAAAGAGATGGAAAAATAGTAGAAAATAGTAGTGATATAAAAACTGTTGTAAAACCACTTGATCACTTATCAAATGCTAGATTTAACTGTTCAGCTTGTCACGCTCCTCAGTCTCAAAGTGAAATTGTACCTGAGAATAATTTTGTAACAGAGTTTAGAAGTAGTGATTTAAATGATAAATCAAATCTACTTGATGTAATAGAAGAAGGCGTTAAATAA
- the napA gene encoding nitrate reductase catalytic subunit NapA, translating to MSLSRRDFLKSSAAASAAAAIGMSVPTDLKAQANVAESGWRWDKAACRFCGTGCGIMLATKEGKIVAVKGDPAAPVNRGLNCIKGYFNAKIMYGADRLKTPLLRVNKKGEFDKKGNFAPISWERAFDEMEKHIKAALKEKGPEGIGVFGSGQYTIMEGYAALKMMKAGFRSNGIDPNARHCMASAVVGFYQTFGIDEPSGCYDDIELTDTVVCWGSNMAEMHPILWSRVTDRKLSNPEKVKVINLSTYRHRTSDIADLEIIFTPNTDLALWNYIAREIVYNRPEAIDWDFVKEHIVFAASPVNIGYGMRKSDEKSIKEGKYSKAEMETISKEMEKIVSETEAPALAPYGYKAGDKMTNKDSGLAHWEISFEEYKKFLEPYTLDYVAKISKGDPDEDIEEFKKKLQQLADWYIEKDRKVVSFWTMGMNQHTRGTWVNTLSYNVHFLLNKQAKPGSGAFSLTGQPSACGTAREVGTFTHRLPADMMNENPKHREITEKAWNVPLGTINPKGTQTFMKIMRDLEDGNTKFAWVNVNNPWQNTASATHWVKAAREMDNFIVTSEAYPGISAKVSDLILPSAMIYEKWGGYGNAERRTQLWRQQVLPVGDAMSDTWQWVELSKRFTVKDLWGEQEVQSSKGELKLPSIIEAAKAMGYNEDTTMYEILFANEKAKSYKADLNDEIQAGYDNTEAFGDNRNVIGSDGKPWKGYGFFIQKYLFEEYANFGRGHAHDLADFDTYHRVRGLKWPVVDGKETSWRFNTKYDPYAKKANPNSDFAFYGTLAKELAQGDLLGVKDQTKKSLKNKAKIFARPYMDPPEIPNEEYPVWLSTGRVLEHWHSGTMTMRVPELYRAVPEALCYMHPEDANKYGVKQGELCWVESRRGKVKARVETRGRNRPSRGLVFVPWFDEKVFINKVCLDATCPQSGQTDFKKCAVKIYKA from the coding sequence ATGTCGCTTTCACGAAGAGATTTTCTAAAAAGTTCAGCAGCCGCAAGTGCAGCAGCAGCTATTGGTATGAGTGTACCAACAGATTTAAAAGCACAAGCAAATGTTGCTGAGAGTGGTTGGCGTTGGGATAAAGCAGCCTGTAGATTTTGTGGTACAGGGTGTGGAATTATGCTTGCAACAAAAGAGGGAAAAATTGTTGCTGTTAAAGGTGATCCAGCAGCTCCAGTTAACAGAGGGCTTAACTGTATTAAAGGGTACTTTAATGCAAAAATTATGTATGGAGCAGATAGACTTAAAACTCCTTTGCTAAGAGTAAATAAAAAAGGTGAATTTGATAAAAAAGGTAACTTTGCACCTATTTCTTGGGAAAGAGCTTTTGATGAGATGGAAAAACATATCAAAGCTGCTTTAAAAGAGAAAGGTCCTGAAGGAATTGGTGTATTTGGAAGTGGACAATACACAATTATGGAAGGTTATGCAGCACTTAAAATGATGAAAGCTGGATTTAGATCAAACGGAATTGATCCAAATGCAAGACACTGTATGGCAAGTGCGGTTGTTGGTTTTTATCAAACATTTGGTATTGATGAGCCAAGTGGTTGTTATGATGATATTGAACTAACAGACACAGTTGTTTGTTGGGGTTCAAATATGGCAGAGATGCACCCAATTTTATGGTCAAGAGTTACAGATAGAAAACTTAGTAATCCAGAGAAAGTTAAAGTGATAAATCTATCAACTTATAGACATAGAACATCTGATATTGCTGATTTAGAGATTATCTTTACTCCAAATACAGATTTAGCTTTATGGAACTATATAGCAAGAGAGATTGTTTACAATCGTCCAGAAGCTATTGATTGGGATTTTGTAAAAGAGCATATTGTTTTTGCAGCAAGTCCTGTTAATATTGGTTATGGAATGAGAAAATCTGATGAAAAATCAATCAAAGAAGGAAAATACTCTAAAGCTGAAATGGAAACTATAAGCAAAGAGATGGAGAAAATTGTATCTGAAACTGAGGCTCCTGCGCTTGCTCCTTATGGATATAAAGCTGGTGATAAAATGACTAATAAAGATAGTGGTCTTGCTCACTGGGAGATTAGTTTTGAAGAGTATAAAAAGTTTTTAGAGCCTTATACTTTAGATTATGTTGCAAAAATTTCTAAAGGAGATCCTGATGAGGATATTGAGGAGTTTAAGAAAAAACTTCAACAACTTGCTGACTGGTATATTGAAAAAGATAGAAAAGTTGTAAGTTTTTGGACTATGGGAATGAATCAACACACAAGAGGAACTTGGGTAAATACACTTTCATATAATGTTCACTTTTTACTAAATAAACAGGCAAAACCAGGAAGTGGTGCATTTAGTTTAACTGGTCAACCAAGTGCTTGTGGAACAGCAAGAGAAGTTGGAACATTTACACATAGACTTCCAGCTGATATGATGAATGAAAATCCAAAACATAGAGAAATTACTGAAAAAGCATGGAATGTACCACTTGGAACTATAAATCCAAAGGGAACTCAAACTTTTATGAAGATTATGAGAGATTTAGAAGATGGAAATACTAAATTTGCTTGGGTAAATGTAAACAATCCATGGCAAAATACTGCAAGTGCAACTCACTGGGTAAAAGCAGCTAGAGAGATGGATAATTTCATTGTTACAAGCGAAGCATACCCTGGAATTAGTGCAAAAGTATCAGATTTAATTCTACCATCTGCTATGATTTATGAAAAATGGGGTGGATATGGAAATGCTGAAAGAAGAACACAACTTTGGAGACAGCAAGTTCTTCCTGTTGGTGATGCTATGAGTGATACATGGCAGTGGGTTGAACTTTCAAAAAGATTTACAGTTAAAGATTTATGGGGTGAACAAGAAGTTCAAAGTTCAAAAGGTGAATTAAAACTTCCAAGTATTATTGAAGCTGCAAAAGCTATGGGCTACAATGAAGATACAACTATGTATGAGATTTTATTTGCAAATGAAAAAGCCAAATCATACAAAGCTGATTTAAATGATGAAATTCAAGCTGGATATGACAATACTGAAGCATTTGGTGATAATAGAAATGTAATAGGTAGCGATGGAAAACCATGGAAAGGTTATGGTTTCTTTATACAAAAATATCTATTTGAAGAGTATGCAAATTTTGGAAGAGGACATGCTCACGATTTAGCTGATTTTGACACTTATCATAGAGTTAGAGGACTAAAATGGCCAGTTGTAGATGGGAAAGAGACATCTTGGAGATTTAATACAAAATATGATCCATATGCAAAAAAAGCAAATCCAAATAGTGATTTTGCCTTCTATGGAACATTAGCAAAAGAGTTAGCTCAAGGTGATTTACTAGGGGTTAAAGATCAAACTAAAAAATCTCTAAAAAATAAAGCAAAAATATTTGCAAGACCATATATGGATCCACCTGAAATTCCAAATGAAGAGTATCCAGTTTGGCTTAGTACTGGAAGAGTACTAGAACACTGGCATAGTGGAACTATGACTATGAGAGTTCCAGAACTTTATAGGGCAGTTCCAGAAGCACTTTGCTATATGCACCCTGAAGATGCAAATAAGTATGGTGTAAAACAAGGGGAGCTTTGTTGGGTTGAATCAAGAAGAGGAAAAGTAAAAGCAAGAGTTGAAACAAGAGGAAGAAATAGACCAAGCAGAGGTTTAGTATTTGTTCCTTGGTTTGATGAAAAGGTATTTATAAACAAAGTTTGTTTAGATGCAACTTGTCCACAATCAGGGCAAACTGACTTTAAAAAATGTGCTGTAAAAATTTATAAAGCATAA
- a CDS encoding DHH family phosphoesterase, whose translation MRLFHISHTDLDGYGCQFLTNKLFKNATFYNANYGLEVKQALKQAISDIKNYKDDKLLFIISDLNLTQDESFELDSEINSLKNSGFDITLQLLDHHITGKKSSEKYSWYYLDDKRCATKIVYDYLFENFDKAISSYKELVDTINAVDIWLEKQRDNFEFGKVLMSSISKAREINSILFSSLDREYKFYLLEKAVEYLNLENRHIIFDNEIHKIKKEFLKESVDDTLDNLSANYLVKSLDNIKEDLTIFYKEHKGLMTYCLGGISIPANSFLRANRDYDFFIDINKKGNASFRADGKVDVAILASKLANGGGHVNASGCKFDDFVDSINLQDVRSYIQRKLDSID comes from the coding sequence ATGAGACTTTTTCATATTTCACATACAGATTTAGATGGTTATGGTTGTCAATTTTTAACAAATAAACTTTTTAAAAATGCTACTTTTTATAATGCAAATTATGGTTTGGAAGTAAAACAAGCATTAAAGCAGGCAATTAGTGATATAAAAAATTATAAAGATGATAAATTACTTTTTATAATAAGTGATTTGAATTTAACACAAGATGAGAGCTTTGAGCTTGATAGTGAGATAAATAGTTTAAAAAATAGTGGTTTTGATATAACTTTACAGCTATTAGATCACCATATAACTGGTAAAAAGAGTTCAGAAAAATACTCTTGGTATTATTTGGATGATAAAAGATGTGCTACAAAAATAGTGTATGACTATTTGTTTGAAAATTTTGATAAAGCTATATCTTCTTATAAAGAGTTGGTTGATACTATAAATGCTGTTGATATTTGGCTTGAAAAACAAAGAGATAATTTTGAGTTTGGTAAAGTTTTAATGAGTTCAATTTCAAAAGCAAGAGAGATAAACTCTATACTTTTTAGCTCTTTAGATAGAGAGTACAAATTTTATCTGCTTGAAAAAGCAGTTGAATATCTAAATTTAGAAAATAGACATATAATCTTTGATAATGAAATTCATAAGATAAAAAAAGAGTTTTTAAAAGAGAGTGTTGATGATACTTTAGATAACTTAAGTGCAAACTATTTAGTAAAATCTCTTGATAATATAAAAGAGGATTTAACTATTTTTTATAAAGAGCATAAAGGTCTTATGACTTACTGTTTGGGAGGAATATCTATTCCGGCAAATAGTTTTTTAAGAGCAAATAGGGATTATGATTTTTTTATAGATATAAATAAAAAAGGAAATGCATCTTTTAGAGCTGATGGAAAAGTTGATGTAGCAATACTTGCTTCAAAGTTAGCAAATGGTGGTGGGCATGTAAATGCAAGTGGGTGTAAATTTGATGATTTTGTTGATAGTATAAATTTACAAGATGTAAGAAGTTATATTCAAAGAAAATTAGATAGTATAGATTAA